Genomic window (Candidatus Margulisiibacteriota bacterium):
CGAACGGAGTAGAACCGAAGCACTCAGACAAAGGCTTGAGCGGGAGGAACTTTCGATTGCTTTAATTAGCGAAGCTGGGATGCCAATGATCTCAGATCCGGGATATCATGTTATTAATCTTTTTCATGAATTATCACTGCCGATAGAAATAGTTCCCGGACCAACAGCTTGTATTTCTGCTTTGGCTCTCTCTGGATTTTCTTTGGATGGATTTCGTTTTCTAGGGTTTTGGCCAAGGAAAAAGGGACAACAGGTAGCGTTAGTGCATGCTCTTCTTCAAGAAAAAGTTCCTTTTGTTTTTTATGAATCTCCTAAAAGGATAACCAAAACATTAGATACCATAATGTCTGCGTCTGAAGATGTTGAGGTTTTTGTTGTGAAAGAGCTTACTAAAAGATACGAACATTACTGGAAGGGTTCAGTTGGTGATGTTTTTCGTGAGCTATCCAAAAAAGAACAAAAAGGCGAGTTTACTGTTGTTTTATCAAGCAAAGGTAGATAAGTGGAACTTATTATCCTAATTATTTGTAAGTATACTTAGACATTGCAATGAAATTAACTGAACAAATTTTGTCTGATTTTCTTGTTGGCGATATGCAGGCTTTGCAAAAAATATACGAATCCACAAAAGGGTTTGTCTACAACACTATTTATAAAATGGTGCTTAAGCAACAGGAGGCAGAAGACCTTACTCAAGATGTTTATGTGAAGGTTTATGAAAAAAGACAGATGTTCAATAGAGAATATAGTATTAATACTTGGATAAATAGAATTGCTGTAAATCATGTGATTAACCATCTTAAGAGGCAAAATAATTTTGTAAAGAAGATACAAGAGATAAGTTTTTTTTATAATCAAAAGCCAGAGGAGAAGGAAGAGCAAGAAGATTTAGTCGTTAGACTATTAGAGCAAGTGGAATATAAATATCGTCTGCCAATAGTTTTAAAGGACATACAGGAATTAAGTTATGAGGAAGTAGCACAGACAATGAATTTGCCAATTGGCACGGTTAGGTCTCGACTAAATAGAGGAAGAAAGAAATTAAGAGAATTATATGAAAAGGAGGTACAGAATGAAAAAAAGTTATGATGAGTTAATTAAGAATTTGCA
Coding sequences:
- the rsmI gene encoding 16S rRNA (cytidine(1402)-2'-O)-methyltransferase: MTSKLYICGNHLGNIEDIPLRTVNALKVADVVFCEDTRTIGMLLSALGIKEKTLVSYYDHNERSRTEALRQRLEREELSIALISEAGMPMISDPGYHVINLFHELSLPIEIVPGPTACISALALSGFSLDGFRFLGFWPRKKGQQVALVHALLQEKVPFVFYESPKRITKTLDTIMSASEDVEVFVVKELTKRYEHYWKGSVGDVFRELSKKEQKGEFTVVLSSKGR
- a CDS encoding RNA polymerase sigma factor, with the protein product MKLTEQILSDFLVGDMQALQKIYESTKGFVYNTIYKMVLKQQEAEDLTQDVYVKVYEKRQMFNREYSINTWINRIAVNHVINHLKRQNNFVKKIQEISFFYNQKPEEKEEQEDLVVRLLEQVEYKYRLPIVLKDIQELSYEEVAQTMNLPIGTVRSRLNRGRKKLRELYEKEVQNEKKL